TCGTCGTGCCGTTGCTCGGAACGGGGCTGAGGCGACAGCGTCCGTACCTGCTCCTTTCCGATCGCCAAAGTCTCGCTTCCCGCCGATCGATATTGGTCACGTCCGACTGCCGACTGTCGACTGCCGTCGAACAAGTTAGCGAGGTATACGTATTATATTACAGTAGTTTTAAATGACGTAACAAGAAATGGAGTCGTGTATGCAACGACGCGAAGTGCTCCTCGGAAGCGGTACCGTCGCCGCCGTGTCCCTCCTCGGCTACGCCAACGCAGCGTCGACCGACGATACCGCTGCCGACGAGGACGGAGGTGGGACGGCAGCGCCGTCCGACCTCGACACCGTCCTCGAACTGGTCCCCGCGGAATCAGCCCTCGACGCGAGTTATCAGCGACTCCACTACGCCTCGGTCGAGGAGGTGGACGAAAACGAACTCGACCACGAGACCCGGCGCGTCCTGGACGATCTGGATGCGATCGAGTCGGACTCGGTATCCACGGTCAGTTCGGTACACGGCGAGAACGGGACACTCAGTATCAGTGCCATGACCGGGTCGTTCGACCGACCCGAGGCTGGCGACGCCACGGGCGAGGACGGCGACTGGCGAATCGCCGAACTTGACGACGGCGACGCGATCGCGGCCACGGACGATCGACTGGTGGTCGTCACCGCAGAGGACCCCACCGGGATCGCCGAGACGGCCGCCGAGGTCGCCCGCGGCGATACCGAGTCTGTCCTGAAGAGCCCCGAAAACACCGAACCGACGTTCGAACGGCTCGAGTCCTCGGAGTACGTGATTTTCCTTCCGAACCTGGAGGACTTCGACCACCTCGAGTTCGGCGACGACGTCGAGTCGATCGGGGTCGGCTTCGAGCAGCCGCGGACGCGTACGGCGTCCTCGGGGACGAGAGAAACCGAGTTCGTCCTCGGGCTCGCCCCGGACGCCGACGTCGACGACGACTGGATCGTAGAGCGCCTCGAACGGGTCGAACCGGGCGAGTTCGTCGAGACGTCGATCGATCGAACCGACGGCTTCGTCCACGTCGAGGCCGTCGTCGACCTGCCGCCTGAGCGGGACCGTGACGCCGCACCCGACGCGCGGGTTCGCGCCCACCCAGTGGCCGACGAGGGTATCGTGACGTTCGAACACCTCGATGGCGAGTCGATCGACACCGACGAACTCGAGGTGTGGCTCGACGGCGAACTCGCGGACGCGCAACTCGCCGACGAGTACGACGCCTTCGTGGAGGGAGATACCTTCGAACTCGAGACGGGGCCGATCGCCGACGTCGGACTGCGCTGGTTCGACGAGGCCGAGGACGTCTACTACTACTACGATACGGCCCTCGTCGGCGGCGACTCGTTCGAGGTGAGCTACGACGGCGACGACACGGTCGAGATCACCTACGTCGGCGACCGCGACGTCGATCCGGATCGTCTCAGGCTGGTTCACCGGACTAACGACGGTTCGTCCGCCCCCGAACGGACGGGGATCGACGACGTGTCGGGATCGCTCACGGCCGGCGAGACGATCACGGTCGAAGACGTCACGCTCGGCGATCGCGTCTCCCTCCAGCTGGCGGCACCGGCCAACCCGAACCGCGGACAGCGGCCGCTCGCTCGCTACCACGTTCGACCGCCCCGACTGCACCTCCGCAGTCGCGGCGAGGGCGTCGTCGCGCGATACTACGATCGCCAGGACCGCGCCGCCGAGGAGTTCCGCGTGCTGGTCGAAGACGACCCGGGCGACGTCCAGTTCGCCGACGTCACAGACACCCTCTCGGAGGGCGACGAGATCGAACTCGGTGACTTCCCACACGGCACCAGCGTCGCCGTGGAGTGGCTCGAACCGGACGATCCCGTCGTCGTCGCGGAGACCGTCGTGCGCCCCTCCGCCCACATCCAACTCGCCTACGACGACGCCGAAGGGACGGTCACCGCCGAGCACGTGGACGGCGACCCGATCGCAGCCGACGACCTCGAACTCCGGTTCGACGGCCAGCCGGCCGACGACCAGCCAGCCGACGAGTACGAGACGTTCGAACCGGGCGACGAACTCGCGTCCGACGTGCAGCCGTTCACGTCGATCGAACTCGTCTGGGACGGTGGCGAGGACGTCGAGCACGGTCTCGGTCGCGCCATCGCCGGTCGGGAGTCGATCGAGGCCAGCTACGATCCCGACGCGGCCGAGGTCGAACTCGTTTACACGGGCGAACAGCCCGCAGACCCGGACGGACTCGTGATCGACCACGACCACGAGGCCCGGTCGGGCGACGGCGACGCCCTGTTCGCAGCCGAATACGAGACCCTGTCCCAGGGCGACGGGATCGTCGTCGAAGACGTCGCTCCCGAGGACCGGATCACCGTCATGCTTGTCCAGGACGGGGAGAACCACGTCTCTCATCGGTCGATCTTCCACTTCACCCCCGAGCCGAGATGGGCCTTCTCCTTCGACGAGCGGGAGAACGGCCTCGTCGCCATCTATCGCGAGCGGACCGATCGTGACGCCGACCACTTCGAAATCCTCGTCGACGGCGACGACGCCGACGTGCAGCCGTCGGATCGACACGAGACGCTGTCGATGGGCGACGAGATCGTCCTCGGCGAGTTCGATGCCGGTACCGAACTCACCATCGAGTGGACCGTCCCCGACGAGCCACGGGAAGTGACCGACCACGTCGTCCTCCCCGACGCCGAGTTCGACTTCGACCACCGGCCGGACGACGGAACGGTCGTGGTCGAACACGCTGGCGGCGACGAAATCGCTGCCGAGAATCTGGGCGTGGTCGTCGAACCGACCCGGTCCGAACCGACTGGCTGGGACGACCACGAGACGGTCACGGAGGGCGATCGCACGACGGTCACCATCGAGGAGACCGAACGCGGTCGCGGGGCGACGGTCGTTGCCGTCGTGTTCCAAGAGCACAGAGCGATCGCCCACGAACGAATCGACGACTGATCGCGTCCGCCGGTCGATCGGCCCCTACAGGAGCAGGAAGCCGACGATCGAGACGGCGATGAAGACGGCTTTCAGGCCGACGTTGACGGCGATCACCTTCGTCCCGAACTCCGCGCCCCAGATGCCGTACTGGAACGGGATCGATCGCTTGACCGTGCCGATCGTCAGCGAGACCAGACTCCCGACCAGCAGCGTGACGACTGCCTCCTCGGGGGTGAAGACGTCGCCGATCATGGGTGCGATCGCGATCGCACCGCTGGTCGGATCGACGGTCGACACGAGGACCACGGGCACCGCAGCGCCCGGGAGGCCGACCAGCGCCGTGATCGGTTCGGCGATCCCGGTCATGGCTTCGAGGTCGACGTACTCGAGACCGACGAAGACGAACGAGTAGATCACCGCCAGCCGCGGCACGATCGAGCGGAGGCGGTCGCCGGTCTTGGCGGCGGCGTGGCGGACCCTCTCGCGGTGGGATCGGGGACCGTCGTCGCCGCCTCCGTCGGGGGCGTCGGGATCGATCGCACCGCCGTGGTACTCGTAGCCGCGCAGGAGGACGGCCCCGGCGACCAGACCGACGATCGTGATCGCAAGCGAGATGCCGGCGCGCACACCGACGTACAGAAGCCCGACCCGGAGGCCGAGAATGGGAACGAGGACGGGGCCGTAGTAGGTGAAGATGTGCTGGAGGAAGCCGAAGAACGTGTTGACGACCACGGCGATCAGCGTCGCCCGGTCGTCCAGCAGGCCCGACTCGCGAAACTCCGCGAGCATGCCGTACCCCGCGGTGACCGAGACGGTGTTGGTGATGACCGCCGCCCCGACCTCCTCGGGGAGGTTCGCGGGGTCGGTGAGGTAGCGACCTGCGCGAGCGACGACGTCGACGAGTCCGTACGCGACCGCGAGGTTCGCGAGACCGACGCCGGCACCGATCAGGAGCGTGATGGTTGCGATCCGCGGGAAGGCCTCGGATAGCAGAACCGAGACGATCGACGGCACACTGCCCGGTTCGA
The nucleotide sequence above comes from Halosolutus halophilus. Encoded proteins:
- a CDS encoding nucleoside recognition protein, producing MPSIVSVLLSEAFPRIATITLLIGAGVGLANLAVAYGLVDVVARAGRYLTDPANLPEEVGAAVITNTVSVTAGYGMLAEFRESGLLDDRATLIAVVVNTFFGFLQHIFTYYGPVLVPILGLRVGLLYVGVRAGISLAITIVGLVAGAVLLRGYEYHGGAIDPDAPDGGGDDGPRSHRERVRHAAAKTGDRLRSIVPRLAVIYSFVFVGLEYVDLEAMTGIAEPITALVGLPGAAVPVVLVSTVDPTSGAIAIAPMIGDVFTPEEAVVTLLVGSLVSLTIGTVKRSIPFQYGIWGAEFGTKVIAVNVGLKAVFIAVSIVGFLLL